In a single window of the Pontibacter russatus genome:
- a CDS encoding ThuA domain-containing protein gives MLTKVSLKSAFYLCVVGVFTLLSCSDKRSGDPRVLVFSKTSGFHHQSIDAGNAALQKLAQENGFQIDTTTNAAYFNEDSLAKYSAVVFLNTTGDVLNNFQEADFERYIQAGGGYVGIHAAADTEYDWGWYGRLAGAYFASHPEQQEAVVHVVDADHPATKHLPKDWKRKDEWYNYKNISDKTHVLLKLDESTYKGGTNGDNHPISWYHEFDGGRAFYTGLGHTDESYQDPLYLQHILGGIQYAIGDNKQLDYDKAVSQRVPESNRFVHTVLTKGAFFEPTEMAILPNLDILVAQRRGELMLYNHETGDVKQVGALDVYHKTSVPDVNAEEGLMGLAADPNFSKNNYIYLFYSPIDTSVNRLSRFVYKNGKLDVGSEKMILQFYSQREICCHTGGSIAFGPGNMLYLSTGDNSTPFNEKGQPYVNNGFAPLDGRPGHEQYDARRSSSNSNDLRGKVLRIKINEDGSYTIPEGNLFPGENPKTRPEIYTMGHRNPYRISVDQKTGTLYWGEVGPDAGADSLEVRGPRGYDEVNRAAKAGYFGWPLFIGDNYAYHRYNYATGETGPTYDPKKPVNDSPNNTGLKELPPTTPAFIWYPYAESPDFPQVGTGGRNAMAGPVYYSDLYPEETRYSSYYDGKLFIYEWMRGWIKAVTMTPEGAYSKMEPFMPDMKLAGAIDMEVGPDGRLYILEYGSGWFAKNDDSGLLRIDYLAGNRPPKIVNITVNRTSGKEPLTVTAKVEATDPENDSLRYVWKVGNESKATTEPTITHTFTQKGDHTISVEVFDTKDASSKSRDLALYAGNEQPQVDVTLQGNRSFYFEGQPVKYQVKITDKDGEVNMDNLFVSVDYVEGTDMAGSSMGHQIVSAEMLGKNLMLSLDCKACHAINEKSIGPSYTQVAERYQKERGAMDHLTNKIIKGGSGVWGEAAMPAHPSLSASDAKQIVQWIMSLNNSGNARQSLPASGQIVPKPDPKQADNTVLRLSATYTDQGGAGIKPLAGYDAAYLRSNAVDAADVAGLQGFNAVEFGGASYLIFPGTQGWVKTEEIDLTNIGAIELAGIGNGETSQYQVEVRLDQPDGRKIGEGQLSLGGERKPGTGQVTLQNVADNKLHDVYLVVKHAGGATGQNHVLKTVRFVPAAGASASSK, from the coding sequence ATGCTAACTAAGGTTTCACTTAAAAGCGCCTTCTACCTCTGCGTGGTAGGCGTGTTCACGCTACTCTCTTGCAGCGACAAGCGCTCCGGCGATCCGAGGGTGCTCGTCTTCAGCAAGACCAGCGGCTTCCACCACCAATCTATTGACGCGGGCAACGCAGCGCTGCAGAAACTGGCGCAGGAGAATGGCTTCCAGATAGACACCACCACCAACGCGGCCTATTTCAATGAGGACTCGCTGGCGAAGTATTCTGCCGTGGTGTTCCTCAATACGACCGGCGATGTGCTGAACAACTTCCAGGAGGCGGATTTTGAGCGCTATATACAGGCGGGTGGCGGCTACGTGGGCATCCACGCCGCTGCCGACACCGAGTACGACTGGGGCTGGTATGGCCGGCTGGCGGGGGCTTATTTCGCAAGCCATCCGGAGCAGCAGGAAGCGGTGGTACACGTCGTAGATGCGGATCACCCGGCCACCAAGCACCTGCCCAAGGACTGGAAGCGCAAGGACGAGTGGTACAACTACAAGAACATCAGCGATAAGACCCATGTGCTGCTTAAGCTGGACGAGAGCACGTACAAGGGAGGCACGAACGGCGACAACCACCCCATCTCCTGGTACCATGAGTTTGACGGCGGGCGCGCCTTCTACACCGGGCTGGGCCACACCGACGAGTCTTACCAGGACCCCTTGTACCTGCAGCACATACTGGGCGGCATACAGTATGCCATCGGCGACAACAAGCAGCTCGACTATGACAAGGCCGTTTCGCAGCGGGTGCCGGAGAGCAACCGCTTTGTACACACCGTGCTCACGAAAGGCGCTTTCTTTGAGCCGACAGAGATGGCTATTCTGCCAAACCTGGACATCCTGGTGGCGCAGCGGCGCGGCGAGCTGATGCTCTATAACCACGAAACAGGCGATGTGAAGCAGGTGGGTGCCCTGGACGTGTACCACAAAACATCGGTGCCGGACGTGAATGCGGAGGAGGGGCTGATGGGCCTGGCCGCAGACCCTAACTTCAGCAAGAACAACTACATTTACCTCTTCTACAGCCCGATTGACACCTCCGTGAACCGTCTGTCGCGGTTTGTGTACAAGAACGGCAAGCTCGACGTGGGTTCCGAAAAAATGATCCTGCAGTTTTACTCTCAGCGCGAGATTTGCTGTCACACCGGGGGCTCCATCGCCTTCGGGCCGGGTAACATGCTGTACCTGTCCACCGGCGATAACAGCACACCGTTCAACGAGAAGGGGCAGCCTTACGTGAACAACGGATTCGCGCCGCTGGACGGCCGCCCGGGCCACGAGCAATACGATGCCCGCCGGTCCTCGTCAAACAGCAATGACCTCCGGGGAAAGGTGCTCCGCATCAAGATAAACGAAGACGGCAGCTACACCATTCCGGAAGGTAACCTGTTCCCGGGCGAGAACCCGAAGACACGCCCTGAGATATACACCATGGGCCACCGCAACCCGTACCGCATCTCGGTTGACCAGAAAACCGGCACCCTGTACTGGGGCGAGGTAGGCCCGGATGCCGGGGCAGACAGCCTGGAGGTGCGCGGCCCGAGAGGATATGACGAGGTGAACCGTGCGGCCAAAGCGGGTTACTTCGGCTGGCCGCTGTTTATCGGCGATAATTACGCCTATCACCGGTACAATTATGCGACAGGTGAAACCGGACCCACCTACGATCCTAAAAAACCGGTAAACGACTCGCCTAACAACACCGGCTTAAAGGAACTGCCGCCTACAACGCCAGCCTTTATATGGTACCCGTACGCAGAGTCGCCTGACTTCCCGCAGGTAGGCACCGGCGGGCGCAACGCCATGGCGGGTCCCGTATATTATTCCGATCTGTACCCCGAGGAGACGCGCTACTCGTCTTACTACGATGGCAAGCTGTTTATATATGAGTGGATGCGCGGCTGGATAAAAGCCGTGACCATGACACCGGAGGGCGCGTACTCCAAAATGGAGCCCTTTATGCCGGATATGAAACTGGCCGGGGCCATCGACATGGAAGTGGGCCCGGACGGCAGGCTCTATATATTGGAGTACGGCTCGGGCTGGTTTGCCAAGAACGACGACTCCGGCCTGCTGCGCATCGATTACCTGGCGGGCAACCGTCCTCCGAAAATAGTGAATATCACCGTGAACCGCACCAGTGGCAAAGAGCCGCTCACGGTTACGGCCAAGGTAGAGGCGACAGACCCTGAGAACGACTCGCTGCGTTACGTTTGGAAAGTAGGCAATGAGTCGAAAGCAACCACGGAGCCTACCATCACCCATACCTTTACGCAGAAAGGCGACCATACCATCAGCGTGGAGGTGTTCGACACGAAAGACGCCTCCTCCAAGAGCAGGGATCTGGCGCTGTATGCGGGAAACGAGCAGCCGCAAGTGGACGTGACCCTGCAGGGCAACCGCAGTTTCTACTTCGAGGGGCAGCCAGTCAAATACCAGGTGAAGATCACTGACAAGGACGGCGAGGTGAACATGGATAACCTGTTCGTTTCCGTGGATTACGTGGAGGGCACCGACATGGCCGGGTCATCCATGGGCCACCAGATAGTATCGGCGGAGATGCTGGGCAAGAACCTGATGCTGAGCCTGGACTGCAAGGCCTGCCATGCCATCAACGAGAAATCCATCGGGCCGTCGTACACGCAGGTGGCCGAGCGCTATCAGAAAGAACGGGGCGCTATGGACCACCTTACCAATAAAATCATCAAAGGCGGAAGCGGCGTATGGGGCGAGGCAGCGATGCCCGCGCACCCAAGCCTGTCGGCATCGGATGCAAAGCAGATTGTGCAGTGGATTATGTCGCTGAACAACAGCGGGAACGCGAGGCAGTCGTTGCCTGCCAGCGGACAAATCGTTCCGAAGCCGGATCCGAAGCAGGCAGACAACACTGTGCTGCGGCTCTCCGCCACCTACACCGACCAGGGGGGCGCAGGCATCAAGCCATTGGCGGGTTACGATGCGGCTTACCTGCGAAGCAATGCCGTGGATGCGGCGGATGTAGCGGGCCTGCAAGGCTTCAACGCCGTTGAGTTTGGCGGGGCTTCCTACCTGATATTCCCGGGAACGCAGGGATGGGTTAAAACAGAGGAGATTGACCTGACCAACATTGGTGCGATTGAACTGGCTGGTATCGGAAACGGTGAGACAAGCCAGTACCAGGTGGAGGTAAGGCTGGATCAGCCGGACGGCCGCAAGATTGGCGAGGGCCAGCTGAGCCTCGGCGGTGAGCGGAAGCCTGGCACGGGCCAGGTGACGCTGCAGAACGTGGCTGACAACAAGCTGCATGACGTATACCTCGTGGTGAAGCATGCCGGCGGTGCAACTGGCCAGAACCACGTCCTGAAAACGGTGCGTTTCGTTCCGGCGGCCGGGGCATCGGCAAGCAGCAAATAA
- a CDS encoding DsbA family protein, whose protein sequence is MCAWCYGFTPVVRRLRALWHRRLQVQVLFGDLHAHASEPLKREDKNNLAGTWHRVQEQVNLPFDYRFFTQQHFIYNTEPACRALLCVRLLRPVLTLEVLRAFHSAFYADGLDLTETAVLVRLVGMFGIRENLFLALFESEEIMRQLEEEFSYVDSIGATTFPSVFMQTGEGPDKIVQGYVPLDILEQRLLRMLESR, encoded by the coding sequence ATGTGCGCCTGGTGCTACGGATTCACGCCGGTGGTGCGCCGCCTGCGCGCGCTCTGGCACAGGCGCCTGCAGGTGCAGGTATTGTTCGGCGACCTGCATGCACACGCCTCCGAGCCCCTGAAGCGGGAAGACAAGAACAACCTGGCCGGCACCTGGCACCGGGTGCAGGAACAGGTGAACCTGCCCTTCGATTACCGGTTTTTTACGCAGCAGCACTTTATATATAACACCGAGCCCGCCTGCCGTGCGCTGCTGTGCGTGCGCCTGTTGCGGCCCGTGCTCACGCTGGAGGTGCTGCGGGCTTTTCACTCCGCCTTTTACGCCGACGGCCTCGACCTAACGGAAACGGCTGTGCTGGTGCGGCTCGTCGGCATGTTCGGTATCCGCGAAAACCTCTTCCTGGCCCTCTTCGAGTCGGAGGAGATAATGCGGCAACTGGAGGAGGAGTTCAGCTACGTCGACAGCATCGGGGCCACCACCTTCCCGAGTGTGTTTATGCAGACCGGGGAGGGGCCGGATAAAATAGTTCAGGGCTATGTGCCGTTAGACATATTGGAGCAGCGTCTGTTACGGATGCTCGAGAGCAGGTGA
- a CDS encoding DUF1801 domain-containing protein yields the protein MRSKTSTNQVNKYIASLAPEKQKLAVEVRSIVHAAVAHLEESVRWECACYFFYGPVCYIASSRSGVHFGFFRGKELSDPKRRLVSRNGQYPHIKVRSLADIDEEYFGDLIREAVHLNQN from the coding sequence ATGAGAAGCAAGACATCAACCAACCAAGTTAACAAGTACATTGCATCGCTGGCGCCCGAGAAACAGAAACTGGCTGTGGAGGTTCGCTCCATCGTTCATGCCGCGGTGGCGCACCTGGAGGAGAGCGTGCGCTGGGAGTGCGCCTGCTATTTTTTCTACGGCCCGGTTTGCTACATCGCCTCCTCGCGCAGCGGCGTTCACTTCGGCTTCTTCCGGGGTAAGGAGCTGTCAGACCCGAAGCGCCGGCTGGTGAGCCGGAACGGGCAATACCCGCATATTAAAGTGCGCTCGCTGGCGGATATAGACGAGGAGTACTTCGGGGACCTGATACGCGAGGCTGTACACCTGAACCAGAATTAG
- a CDS encoding cation diffusion facilitator family transporter — protein sequence MAHAKHDHTGHHHHGASGNIKVAFFLNLGFTILEIIGGLWINSVAILSDALHDLGDSLSLGLAWYFEKVAKRGRDQQFTFGYKRFSLLAAVINSVVLLVGSFIVLSEAIPRILDPEPVNAAGMMGFALLGIVVNGAAVLRLKKGESLNEKVVRLHLMEDVLGWVAVLVGGTVLYFFDIPVIDPLLSVAITLYVLYNVVRNLRQSMKILLQATPPNMNPREVEEKLVQLPGIQSIHDLHIWTLDGTYNVLTLHAVVAPGLQVQQTEAIKKHLRQAMADMDIQHVTVEMETPEEVCSHQGQL from the coding sequence ATGGCACACGCAAAGCACGACCACACCGGCCACCACCACCATGGGGCCAGCGGTAACATCAAGGTAGCATTTTTCCTGAACTTGGGCTTCACCATCCTGGAGATCATCGGGGGGCTCTGGATCAACAGTGTGGCCATTCTCTCGGATGCGCTGCACGACCTGGGCGACTCGCTCTCGCTGGGGCTGGCCTGGTACTTCGAGAAGGTGGCGAAGCGCGGCCGCGATCAGCAGTTCACCTTTGGATACAAGCGTTTCTCGCTGCTGGCCGCCGTCATCAACTCGGTGGTGCTGCTCGTCGGCTCTTTTATCGTGCTTTCGGAGGCCATTCCGCGCATCCTGGACCCGGAGCCGGTAAATGCGGCTGGCATGATGGGCTTTGCGTTGCTGGGGATTGTGGTGAACGGCGCGGCTGTGCTGCGCCTGAAGAAGGGTGAGTCGCTGAACGAGAAGGTGGTGCGGCTGCACCTGATGGAGGACGTGCTGGGCTGGGTAGCCGTGCTGGTCGGCGGCACCGTGCTTTATTTTTTCGACATTCCGGTCATCGATCCGCTCCTGTCGGTGGCCATCACCCTGTATGTGCTCTACAACGTGGTGCGCAACCTGCGCCAGAGCATGAAAATACTGCTGCAGGCCACGCCGCCGAACATGAACCCCAGGGAGGTGGAGGAAAAGCTGGTGCAGTTGCCCGGCATACAGTCCATCCACGATTTGCATATATGGACGCTGGACGGCACCTACAACGTGCTGACGCTGCACGCGGTGGTGGCCCCCGGGCTGCAGGTGCAACAGACCGAGGCTATTAAAAAACACCTGCGCCAGGCCATGGCCGACATGGACATACAGCACGTGACCGTGGAGATGGAGACACCAGAAGAAGTTTGCAGCCACCAGGGCCAGCTATAA
- a CDS encoding response regulator transcription factor: MKILLVEDEPKVASFIKKGLEEQAYEVDQAYDGTFGVKLALQHEYDLVILDIILPNISGLDVCRQIRQQNKSVSILMLTALGSTDDKITGLDAGADDYLTKPFEFKELLARIRALSRRGSEAPANEVLRIADLELDLTKKTVSRAGKPVNLTAREFSLLHYLLRNRGRVVSRVDITEQVWETSFDTGSNVIDVYVNFLRKKIDKGHTVKLIHTLVGMGYVLKEQDD, translated from the coding sequence ATGAAAATACTGCTAGTAGAAGACGAACCCAAAGTGGCCTCCTTCATTAAAAAGGGGCTCGAGGAGCAAGCCTACGAGGTGGACCAGGCTTATGATGGCACCTTTGGGGTAAAACTGGCGCTGCAGCACGAGTATGACCTGGTGATCCTCGACATCATTCTGCCCAACATCAGCGGGCTCGACGTATGCCGCCAGATCCGGCAGCAGAACAAGTCAGTCTCCATCCTGATGCTGACGGCGCTGGGCAGCACCGACGACAAGATTACGGGGCTGGACGCCGGTGCGGACGATTACCTCACCAAGCCCTTCGAGTTTAAAGAGCTGCTGGCGCGCATCCGCGCCCTTTCACGGCGCGGCTCCGAGGCGCCGGCGAACGAGGTGCTGCGGATAGCGGACCTGGAACTGGACCTGACGAAGAAAACGGTGAGCCGCGCCGGGAAGCCCGTGAACCTGACGGCACGCGAGTTTTCGCTGCTGCACTACCTCCTGCGCAACAGGGGGCGGGTGGTCTCCAGGGTGGATATAACGGAGCAGGTGTGGGAAACTTCCTTCGACACCGGCAGCAACGTGATAGACGTATATGTGAATTTCCTCCGTAAGAAGATTGACAAGGGCCACACCGTCAAATTGATTCACACCCTGGTGGGGATGGGCTACGTGTTGAAAGAACAGGACGACTAA
- a CDS encoding HAMP domain-containing sensor histidine kinase produces the protein MKIRTKLTLQFASIFAFILILFSLVVYFFTSLYRQDDFFQGIEERAQAVARHVLEADEVDAATRQENEIRYYHELPHEGVRVFRSNGDLVFSNGKGNLGVNSAVLRQLEEKRYVQYARGVRQVVGIRYPDNQGDFLVFASSVDAYTLTKLQHLKVILIVGFFGSLVVVVLAGWGFAKQAMRPITKIVNEVEKISATDLDMRLSGSGGKDEVSHLAQTFNKMLDRLELAFEMQSTFVSNASHELRTPLTAIIGELEVALMKPREPEEYQRVLQSTLEDARLLAELSNGLLQIAQASIDSSKIKLANLRFDELVWTAREQALKRQPSARINIDFENFPEDEDRLVVKGNEALLLVAVVNVLENAIKFSPDGQSVSGAILVKKQEVVLKVKDQGLGIAEEDLKHVFVPFFRAENVRNITGHGIGLPLAERILKIHHGTISVHSKINQGTEVLISLPQAYLYIPRRQP, from the coding sequence ATGAAAATCAGGACCAAGCTTACCCTGCAGTTCGCCAGCATCTTCGCGTTTATCCTCATTCTGTTCTCGCTGGTGGTGTACTTCTTCACCTCGCTTTACCGGCAGGATGATTTCTTCCAGGGCATTGAGGAGCGCGCCCAGGCAGTGGCCCGCCACGTGCTGGAGGCCGATGAAGTGGATGCCGCCACGCGCCAGGAAAACGAGATAAGGTATTACCACGAGCTCCCGCACGAGGGGGTGCGCGTGTTCCGCAGCAACGGCGACCTTGTTTTCTCGAACGGCAAGGGCAACCTGGGTGTCAACAGTGCGGTACTGCGGCAGCTGGAGGAAAAGCGGTACGTTCAGTATGCGCGGGGGGTAAGGCAGGTAGTGGGTATCCGCTACCCCGACAATCAGGGCGACTTTCTGGTGTTCGCCTCTTCGGTGGATGCCTATACCCTGACCAAACTGCAGCACCTGAAGGTGATCCTGATCGTCGGGTTTTTCGGGTCGCTGGTAGTGGTGGTGCTGGCCGGCTGGGGGTTTGCGAAACAGGCGATGCGGCCAATCACCAAGATTGTGAACGAGGTGGAAAAAATCAGCGCCACTGATCTGGACATGCGCCTGAGCGGCTCCGGCGGCAAGGACGAGGTGTCGCACCTGGCGCAGACTTTTAACAAAATGCTGGACCGGCTGGAGCTGGCCTTCGAGATGCAGAGCACATTTGTGTCCAACGCCTCGCATGAGCTGCGCACGCCCCTCACGGCCATTATAGGGGAGTTGGAGGTGGCCCTGATGAAGCCGAGGGAACCGGAAGAGTACCAGCGCGTGCTGCAATCCACGCTGGAGGATGCCCGGCTGCTGGCGGAACTGTCGAACGGGCTGCTGCAGATTGCGCAGGCAAGCATCGACTCCTCTAAAATAAAGCTGGCGAATCTGCGCTTCGACGAACTGGTGTGGACGGCCCGGGAGCAGGCCCTGAAACGGCAGCCCAGCGCGCGCATCAACATAGACTTTGAGAATTTCCCGGAGGATGAGGATCGTCTGGTGGTGAAGGGGAACGAGGCGCTGTTGCTGGTGGCGGTGGTGAACGTACTGGAAAATGCCATCAAGTTCTCCCCCGACGGGCAAAGCGTGTCTGGCGCTATCCTGGTGAAAAAACAGGAAGTAGTGCTGAAGGTAAAGGATCAGGGGCTGGGCATAGCCGAAGAAGACCTGAAGCACGTGTTCGTCCCGTTCTTCCGTGCGGAGAACGTGCGCAACATCACCGGCCACGGCATTGGTCTGCCGCTGGCAGAGCGCATCCTCAAAATTCACCACGGCACCATCAGCGTCCACTCCAAGATAAACCAGGGAACAGAGGTTTTGATAAGCCTGCCGCAGGCTTATCTATATATACCGCGCCGGCAGCCGTGA
- a CDS encoding SulP family inorganic anion transporter: MKQTSNSTNYLAHLGKDIPSGLVVFFVALPLCLGISLASGAPLFSGVITGIVGGLLVAWLSGSQLSVSGPAAGLTVIVLNGIESLGSFEAFLLAVVLAGAIQLVLGFLKAGVIGLYFPSSVIKGMLAAIGLILILKQIPHFMGADEDFFGEMNFLQADGRNTFSEIGYAFTSIELGALLIGIISLTILLVWDNPRIKNSKLLKLVPGALVAVLLSILINVLFINFVPALAVGPSHLVNLPVLDGFSGLASELRFLDFTAVTNPTLYIVAFTIAIVASLETLLSVEAVDKLDPHKRRTNTNRELKAQGVGNMVAGLLGGLPMTAVIVRSSTNVAAGGQTKVSAFVHGIFLVLSVFLLAGFMNQIPLSALAAVLLVVGYKLTKPALYRTQLKLGHEQFIPFIVTVLAILFTDLLVGICVGLAVGVFYILKANYRSPYFYHKEEHKDKALIRIRLSEHVSFLNKASIILTLDHLPANSHVIIDGENSEHIDYDVLEAIQEFKRTAHERNITVEVLNVKEVSVLEMH, translated from the coding sequence ATGAAGCAAACTTCAAACAGCACCAACTACCTGGCCCACCTCGGGAAGGACATCCCATCGGGTCTGGTTGTTTTCTTTGTGGCCCTGCCGCTCTGTCTGGGCATCTCGCTGGCCTCCGGGGCCCCGCTCTTTTCAGGGGTCATCACGGGGATAGTGGGCGGCCTGCTGGTGGCCTGGCTCAGCGGCTCGCAGCTGAGCGTGAGCGGCCCGGCCGCCGGTCTCACCGTCATCGTGCTCAACGGCATCGAATCGCTGGGGTCTTTCGAGGCTTTCCTGCTGGCGGTGGTGCTGGCCGGGGCCATACAGTTGGTGCTGGGCTTCCTGAAGGCCGGCGTCATCGGGCTCTATTTCCCCTCGTCTGTTATCAAGGGAATGCTGGCGGCGATTGGCCTCATCCTCATCCTGAAGCAGATTCCGCATTTCATGGGTGCCGACGAAGACTTTTTCGGGGAGATGAACTTCCTGCAGGCGGACGGGCGCAACACCTTCTCTGAGATTGGCTACGCTTTCACCAGCATTGAACTGGGGGCCCTGCTCATCGGCATCATATCCCTGACCATCCTGCTGGTGTGGGACAATCCGAGAATTAAGAACAGCAAACTCCTGAAGCTGGTGCCGGGTGCGCTGGTGGCGGTGCTGCTCTCCATCCTCATCAATGTTCTGTTCATCAATTTTGTTCCTGCGCTGGCCGTGGGCCCCAGCCACCTGGTAAACCTGCCCGTGCTGGACGGTTTCAGCGGGCTGGCGAGTGAGCTTCGCTTCCTGGATTTTACTGCGGTCACCAACCCCACACTTTATATAGTTGCCTTCACCATCGCCATTGTGGCCAGCCTGGAGACACTGCTGAGCGTGGAGGCCGTAGACAAACTGGACCCGCACAAGCGCCGCACCAACACCAACCGTGAGCTGAAGGCGCAGGGCGTGGGCAATATGGTGGCGGGCCTGCTGGGCGGCCTGCCGATGACGGCGGTAATCGTGCGCAGCTCCACTAACGTGGCAGCGGGCGGGCAGACAAAAGTTTCTGCCTTTGTACACGGAATTTTCCTGGTGCTGTCGGTTTTCCTGCTGGCGGGCTTCATGAACCAGATTCCGCTTTCGGCGCTGGCCGCCGTGCTGCTGGTGGTGGGATATAAACTCACCAAGCCCGCTCTGTACAGGACACAGCTTAAACTGGGGCACGAGCAGTTTATTCCTTTTATCGTTACGGTGCTCGCCATTCTGTTCACCGACCTGCTGGTGGGCATCTGTGTGGGGCTGGCTGTGGGTGTGTTCTATATCCTGAAGGCAAATTACCGGTCGCCGTATTTCTACCACAAGGAGGAGCATAAAGACAAGGCGCTTATCCGCATCAGGCTAAGCGAGCACGTGTCGTTCCTGAACAAGGCCAGCATCATCCTGACCCTGGACCACCTGCCCGCCAACAGCCACGTGATCATCGACGGCGAGAACTCCGAGCATATAGATTATGATGTGCTGGAGGCTATCCAGGAATTCAAAAGAACGGCGCACGAGCGCAACATCACGGTGGAGGTGCTGAATGTGAAGGAAGTGTCCGTCCTGGAAATGCATTAA
- a CDS encoding carbonic anhydrase translates to MEKIFENNKKWVAQRLSEDSEYFAKLAKGQEPRYLFIGCADSRVPAGEITGTGPGEMFVHRNIANMVVHSDMNLLSVLQYAVEVLKVKDVIVCGHYGCGGVAAAAGNRQFGLIDNWLRNIKDVMRLHEREFLSIYDEEQRLRRLVELNVIEQVHNLSKTSIIQNAMLTDNPPKLHGLVYDIKEGLLRDLKVNVTTFKRYEHIYAVEQEPVSETDTAV, encoded by the coding sequence ATGGAAAAGATCTTTGAGAACAACAAAAAGTGGGTGGCGCAGCGCTTGAGCGAGGACAGTGAGTACTTCGCGAAGCTGGCGAAAGGGCAGGAGCCCCGCTACCTCTTCATCGGGTGCGCCGACAGCCGCGTGCCCGCCGGGGAGATAACGGGCACCGGCCCGGGCGAGATGTTCGTACACCGCAACATCGCCAACATGGTGGTACACTCCGACATGAACCTGCTGTCGGTGCTGCAGTATGCCGTGGAGGTGCTGAAGGTGAAAGACGTGATCGTGTGCGGCCACTACGGCTGCGGTGGTGTGGCGGCCGCCGCCGGCAACAGGCAGTTCGGGCTGATAGACAACTGGCTGCGCAACATCAAGGACGTGATGCGCCTGCACGAGCGCGAGTTCCTGAGCATATATGACGAGGAGCAGCGCCTCCGCCGCCTGGTGGAGCTGAACGTGATTGAGCAGGTACACAACCTGTCCAAGACCTCCATCATCCAGAACGCCATGCTGACCGACAACCCGCCGAAGCTCCATGGCCTGGTATACGACATAAAGGAGGGGCTGCTGCGCGACCTGAAGGTGAACGTGACCACATTCAAGCGCTACGAGCATATATACGCCGTGGAGCAGGAGCCGGTAAGTGAAACGGACACGGCGGTGTAA
- a CDS encoding porin family protein — translation MKKTFLLALLALMTTTGFSQTLGIKGGATYYTFSGSGARDYEHRLGYTAGIMVQQHINDLVGVQVEALYTSKGGKIEYSSGNDEVQGSHRLNYLDVPLLLHLSSSGLFFDLGPQVSFITKGRHVREVTSGTTTTTTKSDITDQPYSIDFGYVAGLGYRASSGIGLELRYNGGLKKVDDEGLSVGIERRNSGFNLMLSYIMGH, via the coding sequence ATGAAGAAGACATTCCTGCTTGCGCTCCTGGCGCTCATGACCACCACCGGCTTTTCCCAAACCCTGGGCATCAAAGGCGGCGCCACTTACTACACCTTCAGTGGCAGCGGCGCCAGAGACTACGAACACCGCCTGGGCTACACAGCGGGTATCATGGTGCAGCAGCACATTAACGACCTGGTTGGCGTGCAGGTGGAGGCGCTGTATACCTCCAAAGGTGGCAAGATAGAATACAGCTCCGGCAACGATGAAGTGCAGGGCTCTCACCGGCTCAACTACCTGGACGTGCCGCTGCTGCTGCACCTGTCTTCCAGCGGCCTGTTCTTTGATTTGGGACCCCAGGTATCATTTATCACCAAAGGCCGGCACGTGCGGGAGGTAACCTCTGGCACCACCACTACCACCACCAAATCCGATATCACGGATCAGCCCTACTCCATCGACTTTGGCTACGTGGCGGGCCTGGGCTACCGCGCCAGTTCCGGGATAGGCCTGGAGTTGCGCTACAACGGCGGCCTGAAGAAAGTGGACGACGAAGGCCTGTCCGTGGGAATTGAGCGCCGCAACTCCGGCTTCAACTTGATGCTGAGCTATATAATGGGCCACTAG